A stretch of DNA from Triticum dicoccoides isolate Atlit2015 ecotype Zavitan chromosome 2A, WEW_v2.0, whole genome shotgun sequence:
AACATATGTCAAAGTTTACCACcaaaaaatttgtttttttaatttttctacTAATTTTTTTATTTTACAGTTCATTAGGGTGCATTTGAGCTCGGGATCAAAATAAGACTTTCGTGGTGTAGCCTCTATATCTTAGGGATGTGGAGGATTTTTAGAATGCACTCCAAAATAAAACATTGAAGCTTGAACTTCTTCCTCCCTAGCCctcatttattttccttttcctggcaTTTGGCCCGTATCATTTTCGTGGGCACGAGAATATAACCCCAAATCTACGCATTAACGGCGTCTGCCGCATGTCACATCTGCCCGTCATCTCCAACTGCCTCGTCTCGTCGATATCCCACCAATATATCATCCTCTCTCACCGCCTGCCGTTCCCTCCTATAAAAACTTGATAGTGAATCTTCCCCTTCcacacctcccctcccctccttagCCCAGGTTTAGTGCCACCCTAGCCCACCCTGCTTCCACTACTTAGACCCAACGACGCCTCCTCCCTCCCCGCATCTTACCATGCCACCACGCCTCCTACTGGCTGGACCTCCTTGGCGAGGTGAACACGTTGTTGATGGCAACTGGGTTGGTGGACTCCTACTCCAACTCCGATGGGTGGACTCCGCTTGCACCGGTGGGTGGGCTCCTACTCCGGCGTCATTGCCCCCTCAACGTGATGAAGGAGCAAAGCTTGCACGCACGTCCGCGAGGATNNNNNNNNNNNNNNNNNNNNNNNNNNNNNNNNNNNNNNNNNNNNNNNNNNNNNNNNNNNNNNNNNNNNNNNNNNNNNNNNNNNNNNNNNNNNNNNNNNNNNNNNNNNNNNNNNNNNNNNNNNNNNNNNNNNNNNNNNNNNNNNNNNNNNNNNNNNNNNNNNNNNNNNNNNNNNNNNNNNNNNNNNNNNNNNNNNNNNNNNNCGCCAGGTGGATGTCGCCGCCCGCAGGTCCGCCGAGGACATCCGTCAGTGCGGCGCCGGCCGCCCGCTACGAGTTCGAGCAGTCTTGCTTGGATGCCGctatctttctttctttttttataattGGATGCCGCTTTCCGTATATCAAATTTCTTGTCGATACCGAAAGATTAACCTGCGACGTTAAaaaaacagttttgctaaagcacatctggaTGTGTTAAAAAGAATACCACGAATGGGTCTGAGGAAAAGATGTGTTAAAAAAACTCTGTTTCCGAAGCAGAGGAGGCAAAGCTGGTCTCTGCGGGAGAGCGCACCAGCGAAACCTCCATTCGAATCTCTCCTCTCGTCTCCTCGgccgcctccctcccccctctcgCCATGCTGCCCTCGCACCTCAACGGCCACTCCCCGCTCGCGCGCCGCCGTCCCCAGCTCCCCGCGGCCTCCCCGCCCGCCACCGCCGGGGACcccccggcggcggcgggggacgcCGCGCTGGAGGCGCACGACCGCGTCTACTTCCAGTCCTACTCCCACATCGGCATCCACGAGTCCATGATCAAGGTGAGCCCCCTTCGCCTCCGCCCGCCCGATTCGGCCGCTCACCCTCCCTCCCCGCGGAGGCCCCCAAACCCCTAAACCCTACCGCGAGCAGAGCCGGTGGGGATCCGTTCTGTTCCCGAGTCCGAGTCGCGTTTTGGTTTGGGGGAGCTGACCCGTGCGGCACTCTGGATTTGGCAGGACAGGGTCAGGACCGACGCGTACCGCGAGGCAATCATGCTCCACCAGAAGTTCATCGAGGGGAAGGTACAAACGCTCGCCTGACTCGGGCTGATTCAAGTGCTTGGAATGTCTGTTCTGAATTTTGGCCGTTGGTTATGTTGTGCAGGTTGTGATGGATGTGGGGTGTGGCACTGGGATACTCTCGGTCTTCTGCGCTCGTGCCGGCGCGAAACGAGTAAGCTACGAGATAACTCTGCTCCTGCGGTGGCCGGTCGTTTTAGAGGCGTAGTGTTTGTCTTGGGTGATAGATGTGTCTCTCCTGCTTTGTTAGTTCTGAGTATTTAGACGATGTAACAATTAAATTTACAGTGCTGTCTTAACCAGTGGGTTCCTGCTCTAGTGCAATGTAACTAGTACTAGATTCAGTGTGCTGGGATCCAAGTGCAATTTTGCACTTCCAGACCTCTGCTTGCAAATTGCCCAGCAGCTTAAATGAAATGGCCCTCCTCAATCCTCATGTGCCACAACAAGTGTTCTAATATGGCATTTCAAGGCCTAACTCTGTTCATGCTgtcagaaaagaagaaaagaactcTAAATCTGTCAGTTCTGCATTTGTTTGTCCTGACAGATGTGACATGTATCTAGTATGATTGCTAATAAGTATCTTTTACCAGATTTCAGTTTTAGTGGAATCACCCGTAGTATAACCAGCAATAATATTAATTATCTGTTTTCACTAATCTATATGTTCGACCTTCTTATAGTGAGTGAGCCTTACCTTTCTGCCTCTTTTTAAATGCTTTTACAGGTTTATGCTGTGGATGCTAGTGAAATCGCCACCCAGGTAACATGTTACTTCTGAAGATGTAATCTGATACCAACCTGTGTCCTTTCCTCTTTTTGTTTGTCATTTTTCCGCGACGTatcaaaatgtatttttttttgcCCCATTTAGCATGGACATAAATGTAGTGAAACGAGTTTTGCTAATAAGAGCACAATTAGGGTATATTTTTTCCAACCAGGCTTGCACCCATTTCCTTTAATTTCCTGACGGAAATATTCAGTACATCAATTCACACATTATCACAAGTAGGTATGGTCAAGGAAAAATAGTTTTATACATTATCTTCACATTGGGTATTTGAAGACTGTTTACTtctgtttttattatatccataccCATTATGGCCAAATAGCAGGAAGGTCGTTCATATTGATCTCTTCCTTTTCATGCAGGCCAGTGAAATTGTAAAAGCAAACAGTTTAGCTGATAAGATCATTGTCATTCATGGACGTGTTGAGGTGACATTCTATCTTTACATTTCCTCTTTGTTATAAATAGTTCTTTCACTCTGTGTTGGGATTATTGATCTCTGTGTCTGAAAAAGCTACATACTGTTTCTGTACagaagttttatttgcattttctgCTGGTGTGCAGACATGTAGTTCCTTCAGAGATTTGGGTTTTTTACAGTTAAAATAATGTCAGCATAAGCAGGACATAAAGTTTGTGTTTCCTAATATTGGTTTTGCATGTCACTTCTCTATTCAGCTATTTTTGTTGTGACTATATTTAAATTTTATTTATTTCATTCTTATTTTCCCTGTTTGCACTTTCTGTTAATTATTGTTGAGTTGGCTGTGCAGGATGTTGATGTTGAGGAGAAGGTTGATGTAATAATATCAGAATGGATGGGTTATATGCTTCTTTACGAGGTTCCTTTTTGACAGCCATGTTGATTGTTTGCATTGCCTTTTGATATGCTATGCCTTTGTGAATTCCTAAACTTCTGATGTTTTTTCCCCTGTAGAGTATGCTGCCAAGTGTTCTATTTGCAAGGGATAAATGGCTTAAGCCAGGGGGTCTTATCCTGCCTTCTCATGCTACGGTATAATTATCATATAGTAGAATTTAATTCGTCACACACGTGGCCACACAATAGCACGGAAGTATTTCACTAGTACAAGCAATAAATATGTTAATGGATTGCTTGCTATTGTGCGAAGCCAGTTAGTGATATTTATTTTTAATCTTAAGTAGGCAAAAGCAACAACTCTGCTGCTCTAATTATTTAAGTTTTAAAAGAGGCATCATCTGGTAGGAAATATTCTTGCATGCACAACTGAACCTTGTTACCTCCGTGAGGATGAAACAGCAACCATTTTGTGGCTTGTTATTGGCCAAACCTGAATACTTATGGATCCTTCTTTTGCCAGCTTTTCATGGCGCCTATAACAAATTCTGATAGATATGAAGGAAGCGTTGATTTCTGGTGTGATGTTTATGGCATAAACAGTAAGTTGTTGTCGTGTTACGTCCAGAGTTTTAGTATGCATTGCTGTCACTATCTGATTTTGCATGGTAACTTTTGCATGCAATGATGATTCTGAACTTCGCTGCTGTAGTGTCTGCTCTTGTGCCACTTGCCAAAAAATTCGCATCCGAGGAGCCCTCCATTGAAATAGTTGGTGGAGAAAATGTTATAAGTTGGCCATTTGTGGTAAGTTTTCGCAACATTATCAGATAAATAACTATATTTATCTGTTGAGATTTATTGTAATGTCTAACCCTTTTGTTTTATTGGGGCCATGTTTACTTGGGGACAGGTGAAGCACATTGATTGCTACACTTTTACGGTTGAGGAATTCAAGTCTATCACCACAACATACAAAGTTTCATCAATGATGTTAGGTAATTCATGTGATTTGATCTTTCTCAGTCCACTTCCTATGTGCTGAATCTTTTTAATTGCATTATCTTGTATTATGATATCATTTCAAATTTGAGCATCGAGGAACTTAGTTGATACAATGATCTGATGCTCTAGTACTCTAGCGTGTTTCCTTATGGTGAGTATTTCTGATTCCAATTGAAGTGTTCGACCAATTTAAAATTTCCTCATGCGTGTCAAGGATGGAATAAATATCACATTTGCTACATAAGCTGTACTGAAATTGGGGGTTATTTAGGTCCAATGCAAGATACAATGTTTGTTGGCGTGCTAATGATGCACTATGCCCTCGGAGTGTTTGATACTTTGATGTCCATCTTACGATACAACTTTTTAGCAACAATTTTCCTGTTAGTGTCATCCAAATTGGTAATGATATTTTGCTGTCACTGCTAACAACCCATCAGCCATCACTAGACAGCGATTAGAATTGATGTTTGTTGGCTAGTCCTGCTACAGTAACTGCTGATGTCTGGCAGTGCATCTCCTAATGTTATGCATCGTGAATGCAATTTAATTTATGGCTGCTCTTTTCATTATGTTGTCCCACCCCTTTCCTAATTTTCCAACCAGATTATCTTTCATCTAATTATCTTATTTATTGAGAATGCTTCATCTAATTTGAATCTCAGTAGCAAACCTAGTACTTTTGCATTTCTCCTTGACAAGAATCTGAAATTTTGTTACCTCTGATGTGAAGCTCCAATTCACGGCTTTGGTCTCTGGTTTGAGGTGGAGTTCAATGGGCCTGCAGAGTCTTGTAGCAATTTGTCCTCCGATTCAAGTCCACTTGATATTATTCAGAAGAAAAGGCGCAGGGCATCAGATAGCACAGTTGTGCTGTCCACAGCCCCAGAAGACGAGCCAACCCATTGGCACCAGGTTCTGATTGAAATGGCCATTTCCTTGGCGAAACAGTTTGTTGTTCATTTATTTGGTTATTCTTGCTCCTTCTGCTAAATTTGCTCTTGTCGTCTTTTGCAGACAATTTTGTACTTCCCTGATCCTATAGGGGTGACGCAAGATCAAATCATAGAAGGCTCTGTAACAATCACCCCGAGCGAGGAGAATCCACGCTGTCTGAATATTCACTTGGAGTGCTCGTAAGTTTCTGTCTACCATCCTTCTGTAGTTTTATTCTAGCAGATGCTACATCTGTTATATCGGCAAAAACAGAGACAGTTACTCAGTCTAACTGTGCTTTGTTACCATCTGTCCTTATGGTTTCGGTTTTAGCCAGCTACACGCGGCCAATAAACTCTTTATTACGTCACGCTGTTCAGCCTGTACTACATTGTTTGGAATTTGTCAGTTTTGTGGTCCATACTGTTAGACCTTTCAGCCTGAGCATTGATAGatgtggatgacactaggagagttgggacaatttttGTTGGtttttttctcacacaatgccatgccaacccgaggggttggggatacatatttataggctgctagccagccaaggcatatgctaagatgctgccaagatgccagtctaagatgctagtctaagatgctagtctaagatgctaactgacagtccttgatggtcaagaacagaactctatcctaacagctagtccttgatggtccaggactttatcctcctaactgccacaaggaccctagtacacagacttatccatcattctccccctaagtcttgtacgtcgtcttgtgggagagttgaatcatcccaatcctggagcaaagttcgaggaacttgaccctcccaaggggcttggtgagcaggtctgcgagctgatccttggtgttgatgtagctcgcctcgatgctcccttcttccacacagctgcggatgaagtgatacctcagtcggatgtgcttgctccgttcgtggaacacggggttctttgccagggccagggcggacttgctgtccaccaggagctgcaccgttctggtgtcttgaacgagaagatcaccaagcagtcgagcaagccagagcgcctgagtacaggcggtggaggccgctatgtactcagcctcacagctggacagggccaccacctgctgcttgactgATTGCCAGCTCACGAGACACTTGCCGAGGAAGAGGAGGATCCCGCTCGTGCTCTTGCTGGTGTCGATGTCGCCGGCGTGGTCGCTGTCGCTGTACCCGACGAAGTGTGCCGCCCCAGGACACCTAGGGTAGTGGAGGCCGTGGTCGAGGGTCCCTGCTATGTAGCGGACGATCCTCTTCACTGCCTGCTGGTGTTCCGACGTTGGTCGCTCCATGAACCGACTGACATAGCCGACGGAGAATGCCAAGTCCGGCCGTGTGTGAGTGAGGTAGCGAAGGCTCCCCACAAGGCGTCGGTACTGCGTAGCATCCACTTCCTCCGTCGTGCTGTCGCGGCTCAGTTTCAGCctctcctccatcggagtgagagctggatggcagtcggtgagcccagctagctcaacgatgcgcttggcgtaggcggactgtcgaagcgcgatcccggagtggtcctggtgcacctcaatccctagatagaaggagaggagccccaggtcactcatctggaacgtggccttcatgtcttccttgaacgccgccacctctgcacctttggtgccggtgatcaccaggtcgtcaacgtagacgcccaccagcagggcatttcctccactcccccgtcggtagacggcagcctcatgcgggctctgctcgaaacccatcttcttcagcgtggagtccagcttggcgttccacgccctgggtgcctgccgcaggccatagagagccttgcgCAGGCGGAGCACCTTGCCCTCCTGGCCGGGAATCGTAAACCCAGGTGGCTGATGCACGTAGACTTCCTCCTTCAAGTCGCCGTTGAGGAATGCCGACTTAACGTCCATGTGGTGGACACGCCAGCCCTCCTGGGCAGCCAGCGCAAGGAGAAGTCGCACGGACTCCATCCGTGCCACGGGAGCGAAAGCGTCGTCGAAGTCGACTCCTTCCTGCTGCAAGAAGCCTCGGGCCACCAAGCGAGCCTTGTGCttgatgatggcgccggctccatccctcttcagcttgaacacccacttaagggTGATTGCGCGGTGACCTCGAGGGAGATCAGCGAGCTCCCAGGTGCGGTTTTGCTCGACCGCATCCATCTCCAACTGCATCGCGGCGCGCCATGTCGCGTCTCTCTCGGCCTCTGCAAAGGACCGTGGTTCGCCGTCTTCACACACGAGCTGTAGCTGCGCCTCCAGGTCACGTGGCACCAGTCCTGGCACCGGCTGGTCGCCGAGCAGATTATCCATCGTACGGTAGCGCAGCGGTTCGCCGTCATACCACGCGTCGATACGCTCCTCGTCGTGAGTGAGCGGGGAAGCGAACTTCATCGGGTTGTGCTCTGCGTGAGCTGGTGCTGATGAAGACGAGCCCGGAGTGGCGACCGCCGGGGCTGGAGTATGCGGCGTCGCCGGTTGTGGTGTCGTCGGTGTAGCAGGCGCCGGAGTCGATGTAGTTTTGGGGGCCGGGGTAGACGTGCCCGGTGAAGAGGAGCTGCTTGCTCCCCCAGCTTCCTTGAAGTGAGCGTACTCGACAATGAAGTCGTCATACGTCGGCGtcgagccgtcgtccaccgccttgtcccattgccaccctcgcccttcgttgaacacgacgtctcgcgctgtgcgcacacgttgtgtctttgggtcgaggatgcggtaggcctttgagccctccgcgtagccgatgaagactcccggagtgctcctgtcgtcgagcttgccgatgtggccgagctccttggcgaacgcaaggcagccaaagacccgcaaatgagagaccgccggcttccgcccatgccaggcctcgtacggagttctgccgtcgagtgccttagtaggagagcggttgaggatgtagacggccgttagcaccgcctctccccagaagacagccggcatccctctctgcttgaggagagcccgagccatccccacaaccgtctggttgcgccgctcgacgacgccgttttgctgcgggctgtacggcgcggagtagtggcgctggatgccctcatcggcgcagtacgacgcgaattcagccgccgtgaactcgccgccgttgtcagtgcgcaacacgcgcaatttgcggccgctctccacctccacaccaacctgcgcgcgcctgatggcgtccgccgcttctcccttactgccgaggatcatcacccacatgtagcgggagagattgtcgacgagcagcaggaagtagcgtcgacctcctggtgtggctggcgtcaccgggccgcacaggtctccgtgcacgagctccagcttctccttagcccgaaaactcgcctgttggggaaaggggagtcgtctctgctttgtcagtacgcagatgtcgcagaactgctccacatg
This window harbors:
- the LOC119357109 gene encoding probable protein arginine N-methyltransferase 6.1, encoding MLPSHLNGHSPLARRRPQLPAASPPATAGDPPAAAGDAALEAHDRVYFQSYSHIGIHESMIKDRVRTDAYREAIMLHQKFIEGKVVMDVGCGTGILSVFCARAGAKRVYAVDASEIATQASEIVKANSLADKIIVIHGRVEDVDVEEKVDVIISEWMGYMLLYESMLPSVLFARDKWLKPGGLILPSHATLFMAPITNSDRYEGSVDFWCDVYGINMSALVPLAKKFASEEPSIEIVGGENVISWPFVVKHIDCYTFTVEEFKSITTTYKVSSMMLAPIHGFGLWFEVEFNGPAESCSNLSSDSSPLDIIQKKRRRASDSTVVLSTAPEDEPTHWHQTILYFPDPIGVTQDQIIEGSVTITPSEENPRCLNIHLECSTGGQNLVKDFAMR